Genomic DNA from Amycolatopsis alba DSM 44262:
GCCCCGGCGCTGGCCGCGGCGAACAAGGCCGCAGAGCAGGCCGCACGGGCCCGCGGCTATGCCAACCAGGCCGCCGGCTACAGCGCCCAGGCCCATGCCGCGGCCCAACGTGCCGCCGACTCCGCTGCCCAGGCCGCGGCCTCATCACAGAAAGCCCGCGCCGCCGCCGATCAAGCCGGCCACTCGCAGAACACCGCCACGTCCGCGGTCTGGCGTGCCTATCGATTCGCCGTCACGGCCTACGTCTCGGCGCGACAGGCCGCCGGCTCCGCGGCCCGCGCCGCCGCCGCGGCGGCCGACGCAGCCAGCGACGCCGCGGCAGCCCGCGACGCCGCTGACACCGCCTACCGCACCTATCTCGCCAAACTCGCCGCCGAGACCCGTCTCAACCGGGCCAATCCCGACGAGCACAACACCGCCGAGAGTGGCGCCAGTACCGCGGACGACCTCACCCAGCCCGCTCTCGGACGTGACCTGTCCGACGAACGGTACGAAGCACTCCGCGGACTCGGCTACACCGGCTCCCGCCACTTCACCTGGCAAGAAGCACTCGACTTCGCCGCCCGCGGCCCCTGGCCTCAGGCCGAGGTCTGCTTCGCCCTCGGCGGCACCGCCGATCAATGCCGCCCCGACGGTCCTCTCGGCGGCTTCGCCGGCTTCATCTACGACGTCTTCCTTTCCGACATCAAGGCCTGTGCGCTCCTCGAAGCGAAAGCCTGCACCGCCATGGCCGCCGGAGCGGCCGGACGCGGCGCCAAAATCATCCGCGAAGCAGGAAAGATCGGTGAAGGAGCCGCCCGCGTCGTCCTCCCCAAAATCGGCGAGAAGCCGCGCAAGGTCGTGAACAGTAACGTGAAACACCTCCGCGATGATGAGCGTTGGAAACGTGGTGGGTTCGCGGACGAGAAGTCGGCGCGGGAAGCAGTGCAGGGGCTGGGGAAATCCATTGAACGCGATGGGTTCCCCAAGGGAACCATTCCCGACACGGCTCGTGTCGACCGGCTGCTGGTACCGCTGAACGACAAGGTTTACGCTACCTACCAGATCGCCCCTAACGGCAACGCTGTCTTCAAGACCATCCTGGTGAAGAGAGGGTAAGTGACTACAGGGCAAAACGACTCGCCGGTAGCCGCGTTCTGGCGGTTCGACACCGAGGACGAACGCCGCATCGTCCGCGATGTGCTGTATCGCCGGTTTCCTCGCTTGACCGGCCTTCTCGCCGACAGCTTTACAGCGGTGTCCACCTGCGACATCGCCCACCCTGGGAACCCGGACGGTGACAATGATGTGATCGTGGAGATTCTCGTTCTCCTGGCAGACGTCAACGGGAACCTCGATCGAGTATCCACCGAACAACTGCAGGACATCCTCGGCGAAGGTATGACCCGCAGCCTTGGCCACGTACCCGAACCCCACCTCGTGCAGAAAACAACCCAGCTGGTCGACGCCAAATCGAAGGCCATCGATTGGGGAGCCCTCACCTGGGCGGCGACCGATTTCGACGGCAGCGAACTTCCGGAAGATATACGGCCGCTCAGCCCTCCCTTTTGGGCATTGCTGAATACTGTTGAGCAACATGCGGCAGTCAAAGCGGTTGTCAGCCGATCGTTCCAGCAGACCGCCGCAGTATTACTGGAATGCCTGGAACAGGCGGACCCCCTCGATATCGTGTACGCCGACCAGACTCCGGAATACCCGGACGTCGTGTGCGAAACACTCGTCCTGCTCTCCGACGTATACGCAGATCTCAGCCGCGTCACCCCAGAACGACTAGAGCACGTCCTGTACGAAGCACTCGCACGATGCTTTGGCGAATCACCGGAGGAACAGCGAGTTCCTCACGCGGTCAACCTTGTCGTCGAGCGTGCAGCACTCCGTACTGGCTGATCAGCGCAGCACAAGGTCTGCTGGGCGACGCCGTTGCCGAAGGCAGTGGTGGTCTTCAAGGCGAGAGGGAAGTTCGGGTCTTCCGCGGGGAACAGGCGCTTGCCGGTCCCGACCACGGCCTAGGTGCAATCACCAGCTTCAGTTCGTCGACGAGGCCTTCAGGCAGCCACCAGCGGACGGGTGGTGCCGCTGCCGTTCGTCATGATGTCGCCGCCGGGTTGCGCCTTGAGTTCGCGGATGGCCGATCAGAGGTCGTCGGGCAGCAGAGTCGAGTTGCCGTCGTCGACGCCGAAGTGCCGCAGCCGATGCAGACCGACACCTCGAGCTTCCCGGCGGGGACGAAGCCCCGCTAGTGGTGTATTCGCTGCGGACCGGCCGATCATCGGTTCGATCTGAATCATGGCGCCTGGGACAGGTCTACGACCAGATCAGTGAGCCGTCGTCGCCGATCACGGGGGAACCTGGCCGTGGTGGGGTCTCGGGTGCGGGGTGGTAGCGGTCGAGGCGCTGGGCGGTATCGGTGAGCATCGCGGTGATATTGACCCAGGGGATGCTGTGGGCGCCTGCTTGAGCCATCCAGTTCATGATCCGGCCGTGGTTGGCGCCGGTACGGAGGTCGACGGCGAGGACGGCGCCGTCGAGTCCGCGGCAGATGGGGATGAGCGCGGAGCAGTAGCCGAAGGTGGCGTCGCCGGCGGCACGCTGGTGGTGCCCGCCGGGGCGGCAGCAGTCGTCGTCGGGATACCGGCTCAGGCGGGCCCATTCGTCTCGGACCCGTGCCACCGTAAGTGGCATGTATCCGCCGGGGACGGCGAAGGCGGTGCGGTAGTCGTGTTCGTCGTCTACACCGTCCATCAGTCCCCACCACCACAGCAGGTCACGTGGCAGCTGCATCCCTAGCGCGTTCCGGGTCGCCTTGATCTGTTCGGCGGGCGCAGGCGGCCGGATGGTGGCGGCGGTGACCGGCGTGTGGATGCGCAGCCAGGCCATGATCTGCTGCCAGACCGCGTCGATACTGCTGTCCACTGTCCACACGCTCCCTGTGATCGTCCAATGGCATGGTGGTTCGCCGGGAGATGTCGTTCCGGCGAACCACCACGGTTGTCAGTGCCGTAGTTGGTTAGGGGTTGATCGGGATGTAGAACCGTTCCTGATCGTGGGGGTCAAGTTTCTGGTCTCTGCCCAGATCGAGGATGCGGTCGTTTTCCTGCCAGCCGAACAGCCGCCGTCCGGCTTCCTGGTTCTGGTCGCTGTTGACCCACCGTACCGTGTAGTCCAGCGCGTACTGGGCGCCGTCGTATTCGTTGCGCGCAGAGCCTTCATAGCTGGATGCGAAAGCGTATTCGTCGCAGTCGAAGGGGCCGCCTTCCGGTGGTTTTGGCGGCATCTTCACGGTTTTGCAGAAGTTCGTCGACACGGTGCGGTTGCGCTCGGCGCGGGCCCGGGAGTCCTCGCTGCGGGCGGACGTCAGCCGGTGCAGCGAGTCTCCGGGAGCCGACGACCCGCCCAGCAGACGCTTGCCCTGCTTCGTCGGCACGGTCGCGTCGGGGTTGGCGCGTGCCTCGTCGATGTGCACGGCGTGCCCTGCCACCCCCGCGTCGCTCTTGCGGTAAGCCATACCCGGCACGGCGCGGTCGAAAATGCTTCCCTGCTTGTCCCGCAGGTAAAACGCGCTGTCGAACCGCAGCCCGCCCTCGGGGCTGACCGACTTCAGGTCGACGTCGCGTTTCGGGGTGAACTCGTACTCGAACTTGAACACCCCCTGGGCCAGTTGCTCCCCGAACTCCGCGCCCGGCTGGTAGCCGTCAGAGAGCAGATCGAAGTAGGAGTTCGGATCCAGGCGCCACTGCGGGATGGTCGCCTTACGAGTTTCGAACTTGCCTGGGTGGCATGCCCGGTCGTTGGGGATCCCGAACCCGACCCGGTACTCGCCCGCGCATCTGACGGTGGCCTGCATCGTCGCGTTGGGCTGGTCGAATACCCCCTTCGTGTAGACGATGGTGGTGACCAGACGGAAATCGGCGAAGCGCTGCGTGGCGTTCTCCGGGTGCGACCCGATCTTGCCGTAGCCGACCACGGCACTGGTCGCGCCAATCGCACCGATGACCTGGCATCCTCTTGGCCCGCACTTCAGGTCCACCGCCCACACCAGATCGATCTGGCAGTAAGAGAAACGGTTCTTGATCCATCCCGCGTCCTGACCCGCCGTAGCGGCGTTCGCCAGGCAATTCGCGTGATTCATGTAGTCATACGGATCCGCCGGTTTACGGCCTGCGGGGAACCGGGAACTGTCCACCGCATACGGTGGATCGGCGGCCGCGATCCGCGGCTTCGCTGCCGAGGGTGCCTGCCCCGCCGCGGCGCTCGGCTGGATACCGAGCGCGTCCAGGTTTCCGTCACGCTCCAGCGTCACCCGGACGATATCCGGATTCTGTGCCAGCGCCGGATCGCGAATCACATACATTTCCGAGCGGTACGTTACGGCCTCGTTCGCTTGCGCGGGAATCGCACCCACTGCCAGTGCGGCGACGGCCCCCAGGGCCATGAGCGCATGTCTGAGACGTATCACAATCGTTGATCCTCCCCATGGAATCATGGTTTACACAGTCACGTCAGGACTGCCGGCTAAAGACTGTCGAACCGTTCACGTGTTCGACGACCGCCAACCGGGTGACGATAGTTTCATGTTATTCCAAGAATGCTGATTACGTGAGACTGATCCATGGTGCTCCATGTGGCAATCAAGGGGCGGATGTCACCGGTGTGAAATCCGTAGCCTTGTCGCCGATATTCCGCAAGGTTGGCTCGGCGGGAATAGTCGAACACCCCGGTAATTCATTCTCTGTCGCCCGCGATTTCGATGAACTGATCGGAGTGAGTGTGGTGTTCGACGGATTCCACTGATGTGCATCGAAGGGGTTGGTGTGTGGTGTTCCTTGCTGGAGTCACCGTCAGGGGCCGGGTGATCACGTGACGTCAAACCCTAGTGCGGTCCGTGCGTGCATCGTGACCGAGAGAACGACGAATCGCGTGTGGTGACCGTCATGCGTCAGATCAAGGCCGGGCAGCGAGACCTGTCCGGCCTTGATCGATGTGTTCGCCACTGCGACGGTCTTCGCCCGGCGGCTGCGGCGGACCGCGTTGCTGGTGACCGAATTGGGCGACCGAGGGCGGTGGACGGTGGTGTTCTCCTCGCTGGAGCGGCTCGCGATGCACGCAGGCGAATGCGACTCCTTGTCCACGACGGGAGACGATTTTATGGAATTAGTGCCCGAGGGGGTCGCGGCGATGCTCGACCCCGACGACGAACACCGATTTCCAGTGTTTTCGAAAGTTCTTCCTGTGGATTCCGTAGCGCGGATGTGGGCTGGGAAGTCGCGGGACTAGGGAACGTCTGGTCCGATGAGCGCCGGGCGATGTCAGGGGAGGGAAGACGAGGGGTGGATGGTCCGGGTTTTCATGTGGAGCTGACGTGCTGGAGAGCGCGGCGACGAGCATGAGCGAGATCGTGGACGACCAGGAGGGATTCGCGCTGCGCGGCCTGGCGGTGAACCGTCGCTGTATGGGCATGACGGGGTGCACGGGGCGCTGGCGGAGTTCTGCGGGCGGTGGAGTGTCGGACTGGACGCGCTGGCGGATCGCGCTCGCGATCTCGGGGGTCTGCTGGGGACGGCGGCGAAGGCCTACCGCGAGGTCGAGCACACCAACCTCGCCGCTCTGAAAGCCGATCCCGGGCTCAGCTTGGTCAGCCCGCCGCCCCGCGTCGGGAGTGGCCGGTGACCGTCGCCGAGCTCGGGCAGTCCGAGGATTCGAAAGCGCTGATGCCGGGGGATCCGGACGCGGTGTTCGAGAACGCGCGTGTGTTGCACGAACGGGCCCGCGACGCCCTCGCCGCGGGGGACGCGCTGAAGCGGATCGACACCGGGGCGTGGCAGGGCTCGTCGTCGAACCAGTTCCACGACGATCATCAGACCGGGGTCCCGCGCTGGGGCGCCGCCGGTGACTTGCTGGACAACGCCGCGCTCGCGCTCACCGATCTCGCCAACTGCCTGGCCTGGGCCCAAGCCCAGGCCGCCGAGGCGATCGCCCAGTGGAAACAGGGAGATGCCGACACGCAGCGGGTGGTCGAGGCGCACGGCCGTGCCGCTGCCGAGGCCGACGCGCCCGCCTGAAGACCTGACCCGACCGGGACAGGCCGCGCCCGATGGACGATGCGCTGGAAGCCAGTGATCAACGCGTTCGCCATCGCGTTTGATGACCGCTGGTCGGGAGCCAAAACCTACTGATCAACAACGCCGGAACCACCGATCACGGGACAGACCCGCCAGGCAGCGATCCAGCCTCGCGACGGTCGTGTCGCAGAACGGGATGCTGATGTCCGCACCGGAGATCGTGGTGACGTCGTCGGACAACGTGACCCGCTTGTCTCTGCGGCCCTGGACCTGCGCAGGACCCGGCCGACCGGGGTCAGGACGAGTCCGGTGCCGAGCCCGATGGTCGCCCACACGCCCAGCGCCGCGCTCCAGCACCAGCCCCCGGTGCCGGTGGTGGACAGCGCGAGCGCGCCGGTCAGGCCGGCGAGGTGGGTTCCGCCGCCGGTGAGCTTCGGCGGCGCAACGTTCACCCGCGGCGCGACCTTCACTGCCGCGACGTTCACCGGCGCCGCGTCCTTTAATCAGACAGTGATCTCTCGCACGATGCGGTTCAACCAGGCCGCCTTCGTCGGTGGCATCCCCGTCATCAATCCGAGGCTTGCGAGAGGATCCTCTTCACAGATGTCATCCTCACCGCGCCTTCGCCAGGCACGGGTGGCCACCTCGGCATCATCGTTGATCGCGCCGGGAAACGTGCAGCGGAGGACAGCTGAACCGTGTGCGATGCAGTGCGCGGATTCGGCAGCTGAGATGCCGAGGCTTGCTGTATGCACGTCACGTTGCCTAGTCCCGGATGGTTGCCCGAGGCCGCGCCGTCACCCGGACGATTGCTAGGGGTTGGCCCCGGTGCACATACACCATGGCACTCGCGAAGTACTCGGCCCTCGCACGCCGCGCCAGACTTCCAGTGAGACGACAGCAAGCCTTGCCTCCGCGATTACGGCGACGAGTGTATAGACGGCAGCGGACGGTGATGAGTAGGCGGGAAAGATTCCGTCGACCTGCCCTTCATGCGTGCCGACACCTGATTCGCGGCAGCGTTCCTGTCACCCAAGTCGGTGACGTTGGTCCGATAACGGGCTCTCGATGAGGATCACTGACGGCCACGACCGCCTCCTGCGCAATCACGTCGTCACAGGGCAACGTTTTGGCCCGCATCTGGCCCCGTCGTAGACGGACACGGGCAGCGTCTCGGTGCCTTGGTGAAGCTGTGAGTCCAGCCGCTTTCGTCACCGTCGTGGTGCCTTGCCTCGGTCGACTCGAGGCGAGTCGCCGAAGATCGGGGCGTCCGAGGTACGGGCGACACTTGTGGTGACGACACTTGCGTTCGCCGCTGCCTCGGCCGTGCTTGTCCGCCTGCCGGTAACGAGCCCGTCGGGGGAGCCGACATCGAGCAGGAAAGCCCGCGCACAAAGGAGAGTCGTCTATGTCGAGCAAGGGTGCCGTCATCGGAACGAGCGCGGCCGCTGCCGTGCTCCTGGTTGGTGGCGGCGTAGCCGCGGCGATCACCTTGTCGGCCGACGACACCCCGCCCGTGCGGCCCGGCCTCACGGCCAAAGGAGTCGTCGCCCTGTCCAAGGACGTCCACTACAGCCGGGAACAAGGCCGCTGTTTCGCCGACAACACTCAACAACCCGACATCCGCGAAGGCGCCTCCGTGACGGTCCGGGACAGCGCCGACACGATCGTCGCCGCCGGTGTCCTCGAATTCGGTGCGATCTCGCCGTTGAACGTCTCGATTTGCGAGTTCAGGTTCCGCATCTCCGGAGTACCGACCGGCTCAAAGTTCTTCACCGTCGCGGTGAGCGGCAGTAACCCCGCGACCGTCTCGGCCGACGACCTTTTCGGCCCCGGCGTGGTGCTTCGGCCGAACTAAGCCGCTCGTCGACGGGGACCGGCCGGGGCCGCTACGGCTACGACGCCGCGCTCAGAACGCTGAAGAAGGCCAGCGGCGGCTGGACGCTGCACGACCTGCGGCACTCTGGGCTGACGCACAACGCCGAAGACGGCCAGGACGTCACCCACCTCATGGTCGAAAGCGGACACCGGGACATCCGCAGCGTCGTCCGCTACGGCCGCCGTCAGTCGACGCCGCCCAGCGCACCGCCTAAGAAGCCCGCGCCCGCCACGCCGGACGAGCGCGATAGCACGTCACCTGGTGATGTCGTGCTCCACAGCCTGACCGGCTGCTGCTTCACCTGTCGCATGGGATCGACCGGTACGGGGCATTAGCTGTGCCCACACCTGCTTCGCATCTCGTGGCAGTTCGACGGTCCATCCGTGCGGCCACGATGAACCCTCGAAATCCGGGTTCTTGGGGTCAACTCGAATACGTGCCCCAGAAGCCGCAAATCCCGCGTCGAACGTCGTCTTATTGAACGTGGCACGGTGAGTGAAAGTCACCCTGTCGAACACGGCGTCGTCGGTGAAGGTCGCCTTGTCGAACACGGCGACGCTGATGAAGATCGCTCTGTCGAAATCGGCGACGTCGGCGAAGGTCACCCCATCGAACGAAGCGACGCCGGCGAAGGTCACCCCGCCGAATGCGGCCTCGTCGGTGAAGGTCGCTCTGTCGAACCAGGCGCCTCCGGTGAACGTCGCCCCGTCGAAATCGGAGTCGCTGGTGAACGTCGCCCCGTCGAACACGGCGTCGGCGAACGTCGCCCCATCGAACACGGCGCCTCCGGTGAAGGTCGTCCTGCCGAACACGGCTTGGCTGATCCGGCAGCCGGCCAGGTCGAAGTCGATGAGCGTGGCCCCGGTGAGGTCGAGATCGATGTCTTTCCAGAAGGTCTTCGCGGGATGTTTCGACTCCGGGACTCCGGGTCTCAGGTGCGTGAGCAGAATGCGCTGAGCAGTGAGACGGACTTCCCGTTCCTGTCGGGCGTCGCTGTCGAGTTCGGCCACCCTTGGTGGCTCGGACTCGTCCCTGCTCGCAGCGCGCTGTCGGGACGCTCCCCGGCCAGGGGCCAGGGGGCGGTGGATCCCAGGCCGGTTCCGGGGCCGGGGCGCACCGGGCAGCTCGAAGGGGGCGCGTAGGTAGGCGCAGATCACGTCGACCACGACCTGGCGGTGGTCGGGGTTGTCCTGGGCGACGCGTTCG
This window encodes:
- a CDS encoding pentapeptide repeat-containing protein, with the translated sequence MSFGGATFTRGATFTAATFTGAASFNQTVISRTMRFNQAAFVGGIPVINPRLARGSSSQMSSSPRLRQARVATSASSLIAPGNVQRRTAEPCAMQCADSAAEMPRLAVCTSRCLVPDGCPRPRRHPDDC
- a CDS encoding SMI1/KNR4 family protein, whose protein sequence is MDSSIDAVWQQIMAWLRIHTPVTAATIRPPAPAEQIKATRNALGMQLPRDLLWWWGLMDGVDDEHDYRTAFAVPGGYMPLTVARVRDEWARLSRYPDDDCCRPGGHHQRAAGDATFGYCSALIPICRGLDGAVLAVDLRTGANHGRIMNWMAQAGAHSIPWVNITAMLTDTAQRLDRYHPAPETPPRPGSPVIGDDGSLIWS
- a CDS encoding pentapeptide repeat-containing protein, with the protein product MSGAKTALGRRWRDRGGTWWWAIVVIVVPVALIAAAAVTTLLLLVDPGSDEKNKIELIKVGLTVGAGTGGVVALVLTGRRQWSTEHDNAERRLTELYVKAVEQLGSDSPAVRHGGLYALERVAQDNPDHRQVVVDVICAYLRAPFELPGAPRPRNRPGIHRPLAPGRGASRQRAASRDESEPPRVAELDSDARQEREVRLTAQRILLTHLRPGVPESKHPAKTFWKDIDLDLTGATLIDFDLAGCRISQAVFGRTTFTGGAVFDGATFADAVFDGATFTSDSDFDGATFTGGAWFDRATFTDEAAFGGVTFAGVASFDGVTFADVADFDRAIFISVAVFDKATFTDDAVFDRVTFTHRATFNKTTFDAGFAASGARIRVDPKNPDFEGSSWPHGWTVELPRDAKQVWAQLMPRTGRSHATGEAAAGQAVEHDITR
- a CDS encoding putative T7SS-secreted protein codes for the protein MTVAELGQSEDSKALMPGDPDAVFENARVLHERARDALAAGDALKRIDTGAWQGSSSNQFHDDHQTGVPRWGAAGDLLDNAALALTDLANCLAWAQAQAAEAIAQWKQGDADTQRVVEAHGRAAAEADAPA
- a CDS encoding NucA/NucB deoxyribonuclease domain-containing protein, coding for MALGAVAALAVGAIPAQANEAVTYRSEMYVIRDPALAQNPDIVRVTLERDGNLDALGIQPSAAAGQAPSAAKPRIAAADPPYAVDSSRFPAGRKPADPYDYMNHANCLANAATAGQDAGWIKNRFSYCQIDLVWAVDLKCGPRGCQVIGAIGATSAVVGYGKIGSHPENATQRFADFRLVTTIVYTKGVFDQPNATMQATVRCAGEYRVGFGIPNDRACHPGKFETRKATIPQWRLDPNSYFDLLSDGYQPGAEFGEQLAQGVFKFEYEFTPKRDVDLKSVSPEGGLRFDSAFYLRDKQGSIFDRAVPGMAYRKSDAGVAGHAVHIDEARANPDATVPTKQGKRLLGGSSAPGDSLHRLTSARSEDSRARAERNRTVSTNFCKTVKMPPKPPEGGPFDCDEYAFASSYEGSARNEYDGAQYALDYTVRWVNSDQNQEAGRRLFGWQENDRILDLGRDQKLDPHDQERFYIPINP